The following coding sequences are from one Rhineura floridana isolate rRhiFlo1 chromosome 2, rRhiFlo1.hap2, whole genome shotgun sequence window:
- the FIGN gene encoding fidgetin isoform X1: MISSTSVYATLEEIYLLQSGLWGSERGLKMQWTPEHAQWPEQHFDITSTTRSPAHKVEAYRGHLQRTYQYAWANDDISALTASNLLKKYAEKYSGILEGPTERPILSNYSEPPSGLVNGRKSESEPWQSSLNSESVYPMNCVPDVITASKAGVSTALPPADGSASIGSSPGVASNLTEPSYSSSTCGSHTVPSLHSGLPSQEYATGYNGSYLHTSYSSQPTPALPSPHPSPLHSSGLLQPPPPPPALVPGYNGSSNLSSYSYPPASYPPQSAVGPGYSPGGAPPPSAYLPSGIPAPTPLPPTTVPGYSYQSHGLTPIAPSALTNSSASSLKRKAFYMAGQGEMDSSYGNYSYGQQRSTQSPMYRMSDNSISNANRGNGFDRNAEPSSLAFKPTKQIMASEQQRKFSQSSRAITPPSYSTAKNSLGSRASEPFGKYSSPVMNEHNEEHRQLLPHPMQGPGLRAATSSNHSVDEQLKNTDTHLIDLVTNEIINQGPPVDWNDIAGLDLVKAVIKEEVLWPVLRSDAFSGLTALPRSILLFGPRGTGKTLMGRCIASQLGATFFKITGSGLVTKWIGEGEKIVHASFLVARCRQPSVIFVSDIDMLLSSQVNEEHSPVCRMRTEFLMQLDTVLTSAEDQIVVICATSKPEEIDESLRRYFMKRLLIPLPDSTARHQIIVQLLSQHNYCLNDKEVALLVQRTEGFSGLDVAHLCQEAVVGPLHAMPATDLSAIMPSQLRPVTYQDFENAFCKIQPSISQKELDTYVEWNKMFGCSQ; encoded by the coding sequence GCTTGAAGATGCAGTGGACGCCAGAGCATGCCCAGTGGCCAGAGCAGCACTTTGATATTACTTCAACAACTCGGTCTCCTGCCCACAAGGTAGAAGCTTACCGTGGTCACCTGCAACGCACGTATCAGTACGCTTGGGCTAATGATGACATCTCTGCTCTAACTGCCTCAAATCTGCTAAAAAAATACGCAGAAAAGTATTCTGGTATTTTGGAAGGGCCAACCGAACGGCCCATCCTGAGTAACTATTCAGAGCCTCCATCAGGGCTGGTGAATGGCCGCAAGAGTGAAAGTGAACCCTGGCAGTCTTCTTTGAACTCTGAGAGTGTTTATCCTATGAACTGCGTCCCAGATGTTATTACTGCCAGCAAAGCTGGAGTAAGTACTGCCCTCCCTCCAGCAGATGGCTCTGCCAGTATAGGGAGCTCACCTGGGGTGGCTAGCAACCTGACGGAACCTAGTTATTCTAGTAGTACATGTGGAAGTCATACAGTACCTAGTCTGCATTCAGGGCTCCCATCTCAGGAATATGCCACAGGATACAATGGATCTTATTTGCATACGAGCTATAGTAGCCAGCCAACACCTGCACTTCCTTCACCTCATCCATCCCCTCTGCATAGCTCTGGGCTTTTACAACCTCCACCACCCCCACCAGCCCTAGTACCAGGCTACAATGGGTCATCTAATCTTTCCAGTTACAGCTATCCACCTGCAAGTTATCCCCCTCAAAGTGCTGTTGGGCCTGGATACAGCCCTGGTGGTGCACCTCCACCTTCAGCATATCTGCCTTCAGGAATCCCTGCTCCAACTCCTCTCCCTCCTACTACGGTACCTGGTTACAGCTACCAGAGTCATGGCTTAACACCCATTGCACCCTCTGCCCTAACAAACAGTTCAGCAAGTTCTCTCAAAAGAAAAGCTTTCTATATGGCAGGACAAGGAGAAATGGACTCCAGTTATGGAAATTACAGCTATGGCCAACAGAGATCTACACAAAGTCCCATGTATAGGATGTCCGACAACAGCATTTCAAATGCCAACAGAGGGAATGGCTTTGACAGAAATGCTGAACCATCATCATTAGCATTTAAGCCAACAAAACAGATAATGGCCTCTGAGCAGCAAAGGAAATTCAGCCAGTCCAGTAGGGCTATAACGCCCCCTTCCTACAGTACTGCTAAAAATTCACTTGGGTCGAGAGCAAGTGAACCATTTGGGAAGTACAGCTCTCCAGTAATGAATGAACACAATGAAGAGCATAGGCAACTCCTTCCTCACCCAATGCAAGGCCCGGGACTTCGTGCAGCTACCTCATCCAACCACTCTGTTGACGAGCAACTGAAAAATACTGACACACACCTCATTGACCTTGTAACCAATGAGATTATCAACCAAGGACCTCCTGTGGACTGGAATGACATTGCTGGCCTAGATTTGGTAAAGGCTGTCATTAAAGAGGAGGTTTTATGGCCAGTATTGAGGTCAGATGCATTCAGTGGGCTAACTGCTCTACCTCGGAGCATCCTTTTGTTTGGACCTCGGGGAACAGGCAAAACATTAATGGGTAGATGCATAGCTAGCCAGCTGGGAGCCACCTTTTTCAAAATCACTGGTTCTGGTCTTGTCACAAAGTGGATAGGGGAAGGAGAAAAAATTGTCCATGCCTCCTTCCTTGTGGCAAGATGTCGCCAGCCCTCAGTGATTTTTGTTAGTGACATTGACATGCTGCTTTCATCCCAAGTGAATGAAGAACACAGTCCAGTATGTCGAATGAGAACCGAGTTCCTTATGCAGCTGGACACTGTGCTAACTTCTGCTGAGGACCAAATAGTAGTAATTTGTGCCACCAGTAAACCGGAAGAAATAGATGAATCTCTTAGAAGGTACTTCATGAAACGACTTTTAATCCCACTTCCTGACAGCACAGCAAGACACCAGATAATAGTACAACTGCTCTCACAGCACAACTACTGTCTCAATGACAAGGAGGTTGCACTGCTTGTCCAGCGCACGGAAGGCTTTTCTGGACTAGATGTTGCTCATTTGTGTCAGGAAGCAGTAGTAGGCCCACTCCATGCCATGCCAGCTACAGACCTTTCAGCCATTATGCCCAGCCAGTTGAGGCCCGTCACATATCAAGACTTTGAAAATGCTTTCTGCAAGATTCAGCCTAGCATATCTCAAAAAGAGCTTGATACATATGTTGAATGGAACAAAATGTTTGGTTGCAGTCAGTGA
- the FIGN gene encoding fidgetin isoform X3 yields MSASLKMQWTPEHAQWPEQHFDITSTTRSPAHKVEAYRGHLQRTYQYAWANDDISALTASNLLKKYAEKYSGILEGPTERPILSNYSEPPSGLVNGRKSESEPWQSSLNSESVYPMNCVPDVITASKAGVSTALPPADGSASIGSSPGVASNLTEPSYSSSTCGSHTVPSLHSGLPSQEYATGYNGSYLHTSYSSQPTPALPSPHPSPLHSSGLLQPPPPPPALVPGYNGSSNLSSYSYPPASYPPQSAVGPGYSPGGAPPPSAYLPSGIPAPTPLPPTTVPGYSYQSHGLTPIAPSALTNSSASSLKRKAFYMAGQGEMDSSYGNYSYGQQRSTQSPMYRMSDNSISNANRGNGFDRNAEPSSLAFKPTKQIMASEQQRKFSQSSRAITPPSYSTAKNSLGSRASEPFGKYSSPVMNEHNEEHRQLLPHPMQGPGLRAATSSNHSVDEQLKNTDTHLIDLVTNEIINQGPPVDWNDIAGLDLVKAVIKEEVLWPVLRSDAFSGLTALPRSILLFGPRGTGKTLMGRCIASQLGATFFKITGSGLVTKWIGEGEKIVHASFLVARCRQPSVIFVSDIDMLLSSQVNEEHSPVCRMRTEFLMQLDTVLTSAEDQIVVICATSKPEEIDESLRRYFMKRLLIPLPDSTARHQIIVQLLSQHNYCLNDKEVALLVQRTEGFSGLDVAHLCQEAVVGPLHAMPATDLSAIMPSQLRPVTYQDFENAFCKIQPSISQKELDTYVEWNKMFGCSQ; encoded by the coding sequence GCTTGAAGATGCAGTGGACGCCAGAGCATGCCCAGTGGCCAGAGCAGCACTTTGATATTACTTCAACAACTCGGTCTCCTGCCCACAAGGTAGAAGCTTACCGTGGTCACCTGCAACGCACGTATCAGTACGCTTGGGCTAATGATGACATCTCTGCTCTAACTGCCTCAAATCTGCTAAAAAAATACGCAGAAAAGTATTCTGGTATTTTGGAAGGGCCAACCGAACGGCCCATCCTGAGTAACTATTCAGAGCCTCCATCAGGGCTGGTGAATGGCCGCAAGAGTGAAAGTGAACCCTGGCAGTCTTCTTTGAACTCTGAGAGTGTTTATCCTATGAACTGCGTCCCAGATGTTATTACTGCCAGCAAAGCTGGAGTAAGTACTGCCCTCCCTCCAGCAGATGGCTCTGCCAGTATAGGGAGCTCACCTGGGGTGGCTAGCAACCTGACGGAACCTAGTTATTCTAGTAGTACATGTGGAAGTCATACAGTACCTAGTCTGCATTCAGGGCTCCCATCTCAGGAATATGCCACAGGATACAATGGATCTTATTTGCATACGAGCTATAGTAGCCAGCCAACACCTGCACTTCCTTCACCTCATCCATCCCCTCTGCATAGCTCTGGGCTTTTACAACCTCCACCACCCCCACCAGCCCTAGTACCAGGCTACAATGGGTCATCTAATCTTTCCAGTTACAGCTATCCACCTGCAAGTTATCCCCCTCAAAGTGCTGTTGGGCCTGGATACAGCCCTGGTGGTGCACCTCCACCTTCAGCATATCTGCCTTCAGGAATCCCTGCTCCAACTCCTCTCCCTCCTACTACGGTACCTGGTTACAGCTACCAGAGTCATGGCTTAACACCCATTGCACCCTCTGCCCTAACAAACAGTTCAGCAAGTTCTCTCAAAAGAAAAGCTTTCTATATGGCAGGACAAGGAGAAATGGACTCCAGTTATGGAAATTACAGCTATGGCCAACAGAGATCTACACAAAGTCCCATGTATAGGATGTCCGACAACAGCATTTCAAATGCCAACAGAGGGAATGGCTTTGACAGAAATGCTGAACCATCATCATTAGCATTTAAGCCAACAAAACAGATAATGGCCTCTGAGCAGCAAAGGAAATTCAGCCAGTCCAGTAGGGCTATAACGCCCCCTTCCTACAGTACTGCTAAAAATTCACTTGGGTCGAGAGCAAGTGAACCATTTGGGAAGTACAGCTCTCCAGTAATGAATGAACACAATGAAGAGCATAGGCAACTCCTTCCTCACCCAATGCAAGGCCCGGGACTTCGTGCAGCTACCTCATCCAACCACTCTGTTGACGAGCAACTGAAAAATACTGACACACACCTCATTGACCTTGTAACCAATGAGATTATCAACCAAGGACCTCCTGTGGACTGGAATGACATTGCTGGCCTAGATTTGGTAAAGGCTGTCATTAAAGAGGAGGTTTTATGGCCAGTATTGAGGTCAGATGCATTCAGTGGGCTAACTGCTCTACCTCGGAGCATCCTTTTGTTTGGACCTCGGGGAACAGGCAAAACATTAATGGGTAGATGCATAGCTAGCCAGCTGGGAGCCACCTTTTTCAAAATCACTGGTTCTGGTCTTGTCACAAAGTGGATAGGGGAAGGAGAAAAAATTGTCCATGCCTCCTTCCTTGTGGCAAGATGTCGCCAGCCCTCAGTGATTTTTGTTAGTGACATTGACATGCTGCTTTCATCCCAAGTGAATGAAGAACACAGTCCAGTATGTCGAATGAGAACCGAGTTCCTTATGCAGCTGGACACTGTGCTAACTTCTGCTGAGGACCAAATAGTAGTAATTTGTGCCACCAGTAAACCGGAAGAAATAGATGAATCTCTTAGAAGGTACTTCATGAAACGACTTTTAATCCCACTTCCTGACAGCACAGCAAGACACCAGATAATAGTACAACTGCTCTCACAGCACAACTACTGTCTCAATGACAAGGAGGTTGCACTGCTTGTCCAGCGCACGGAAGGCTTTTCTGGACTAGATGTTGCTCATTTGTGTCAGGAAGCAGTAGTAGGCCCACTCCATGCCATGCCAGCTACAGACCTTTCAGCCATTATGCCCAGCCAGTTGAGGCCCGTCACATATCAAGACTTTGAAAATGCTTTCTGCAAGATTCAGCCTAGCATATCTCAAAAAGAGCTTGATACATATGTTGAATGGAACAAAATGTTTGGTTGCAGTCAGTGA
- the FIGN gene encoding fidgetin isoform X2 — protein MISSTSVYGLKMQWTPEHAQWPEQHFDITSTTRSPAHKVEAYRGHLQRTYQYAWANDDISALTASNLLKKYAEKYSGILEGPTERPILSNYSEPPSGLVNGRKSESEPWQSSLNSESVYPMNCVPDVITASKAGVSTALPPADGSASIGSSPGVASNLTEPSYSSSTCGSHTVPSLHSGLPSQEYATGYNGSYLHTSYSSQPTPALPSPHPSPLHSSGLLQPPPPPPALVPGYNGSSNLSSYSYPPASYPPQSAVGPGYSPGGAPPPSAYLPSGIPAPTPLPPTTVPGYSYQSHGLTPIAPSALTNSSASSLKRKAFYMAGQGEMDSSYGNYSYGQQRSTQSPMYRMSDNSISNANRGNGFDRNAEPSSLAFKPTKQIMASEQQRKFSQSSRAITPPSYSTAKNSLGSRASEPFGKYSSPVMNEHNEEHRQLLPHPMQGPGLRAATSSNHSVDEQLKNTDTHLIDLVTNEIINQGPPVDWNDIAGLDLVKAVIKEEVLWPVLRSDAFSGLTALPRSILLFGPRGTGKTLMGRCIASQLGATFFKITGSGLVTKWIGEGEKIVHASFLVARCRQPSVIFVSDIDMLLSSQVNEEHSPVCRMRTEFLMQLDTVLTSAEDQIVVICATSKPEEIDESLRRYFMKRLLIPLPDSTARHQIIVQLLSQHNYCLNDKEVALLVQRTEGFSGLDVAHLCQEAVVGPLHAMPATDLSAIMPSQLRPVTYQDFENAFCKIQPSISQKELDTYVEWNKMFGCSQ, from the coding sequence GCTTGAAGATGCAGTGGACGCCAGAGCATGCCCAGTGGCCAGAGCAGCACTTTGATATTACTTCAACAACTCGGTCTCCTGCCCACAAGGTAGAAGCTTACCGTGGTCACCTGCAACGCACGTATCAGTACGCTTGGGCTAATGATGACATCTCTGCTCTAACTGCCTCAAATCTGCTAAAAAAATACGCAGAAAAGTATTCTGGTATTTTGGAAGGGCCAACCGAACGGCCCATCCTGAGTAACTATTCAGAGCCTCCATCAGGGCTGGTGAATGGCCGCAAGAGTGAAAGTGAACCCTGGCAGTCTTCTTTGAACTCTGAGAGTGTTTATCCTATGAACTGCGTCCCAGATGTTATTACTGCCAGCAAAGCTGGAGTAAGTACTGCCCTCCCTCCAGCAGATGGCTCTGCCAGTATAGGGAGCTCACCTGGGGTGGCTAGCAACCTGACGGAACCTAGTTATTCTAGTAGTACATGTGGAAGTCATACAGTACCTAGTCTGCATTCAGGGCTCCCATCTCAGGAATATGCCACAGGATACAATGGATCTTATTTGCATACGAGCTATAGTAGCCAGCCAACACCTGCACTTCCTTCACCTCATCCATCCCCTCTGCATAGCTCTGGGCTTTTACAACCTCCACCACCCCCACCAGCCCTAGTACCAGGCTACAATGGGTCATCTAATCTTTCCAGTTACAGCTATCCACCTGCAAGTTATCCCCCTCAAAGTGCTGTTGGGCCTGGATACAGCCCTGGTGGTGCACCTCCACCTTCAGCATATCTGCCTTCAGGAATCCCTGCTCCAACTCCTCTCCCTCCTACTACGGTACCTGGTTACAGCTACCAGAGTCATGGCTTAACACCCATTGCACCCTCTGCCCTAACAAACAGTTCAGCAAGTTCTCTCAAAAGAAAAGCTTTCTATATGGCAGGACAAGGAGAAATGGACTCCAGTTATGGAAATTACAGCTATGGCCAACAGAGATCTACACAAAGTCCCATGTATAGGATGTCCGACAACAGCATTTCAAATGCCAACAGAGGGAATGGCTTTGACAGAAATGCTGAACCATCATCATTAGCATTTAAGCCAACAAAACAGATAATGGCCTCTGAGCAGCAAAGGAAATTCAGCCAGTCCAGTAGGGCTATAACGCCCCCTTCCTACAGTACTGCTAAAAATTCACTTGGGTCGAGAGCAAGTGAACCATTTGGGAAGTACAGCTCTCCAGTAATGAATGAACACAATGAAGAGCATAGGCAACTCCTTCCTCACCCAATGCAAGGCCCGGGACTTCGTGCAGCTACCTCATCCAACCACTCTGTTGACGAGCAACTGAAAAATACTGACACACACCTCATTGACCTTGTAACCAATGAGATTATCAACCAAGGACCTCCTGTGGACTGGAATGACATTGCTGGCCTAGATTTGGTAAAGGCTGTCATTAAAGAGGAGGTTTTATGGCCAGTATTGAGGTCAGATGCATTCAGTGGGCTAACTGCTCTACCTCGGAGCATCCTTTTGTTTGGACCTCGGGGAACAGGCAAAACATTAATGGGTAGATGCATAGCTAGCCAGCTGGGAGCCACCTTTTTCAAAATCACTGGTTCTGGTCTTGTCACAAAGTGGATAGGGGAAGGAGAAAAAATTGTCCATGCCTCCTTCCTTGTGGCAAGATGTCGCCAGCCCTCAGTGATTTTTGTTAGTGACATTGACATGCTGCTTTCATCCCAAGTGAATGAAGAACACAGTCCAGTATGTCGAATGAGAACCGAGTTCCTTATGCAGCTGGACACTGTGCTAACTTCTGCTGAGGACCAAATAGTAGTAATTTGTGCCACCAGTAAACCGGAAGAAATAGATGAATCTCTTAGAAGGTACTTCATGAAACGACTTTTAATCCCACTTCCTGACAGCACAGCAAGACACCAGATAATAGTACAACTGCTCTCACAGCACAACTACTGTCTCAATGACAAGGAGGTTGCACTGCTTGTCCAGCGCACGGAAGGCTTTTCTGGACTAGATGTTGCTCATTTGTGTCAGGAAGCAGTAGTAGGCCCACTCCATGCCATGCCAGCTACAGACCTTTCAGCCATTATGCCCAGCCAGTTGAGGCCCGTCACATATCAAGACTTTGAAAATGCTTTCTGCAAGATTCAGCCTAGCATATCTCAAAAAGAGCTTGATACATATGTTGAATGGAACAAAATGTTTGGTTGCAGTCAGTGA
- the FIGN gene encoding fidgetin isoform X4, whose translation MQWTPEHAQWPEQHFDITSTTRSPAHKVEAYRGHLQRTYQYAWANDDISALTASNLLKKYAEKYSGILEGPTERPILSNYSEPPSGLVNGRKSESEPWQSSLNSESVYPMNCVPDVITASKAGVSTALPPADGSASIGSSPGVASNLTEPSYSSSTCGSHTVPSLHSGLPSQEYATGYNGSYLHTSYSSQPTPALPSPHPSPLHSSGLLQPPPPPPALVPGYNGSSNLSSYSYPPASYPPQSAVGPGYSPGGAPPPSAYLPSGIPAPTPLPPTTVPGYSYQSHGLTPIAPSALTNSSASSLKRKAFYMAGQGEMDSSYGNYSYGQQRSTQSPMYRMSDNSISNANRGNGFDRNAEPSSLAFKPTKQIMASEQQRKFSQSSRAITPPSYSTAKNSLGSRASEPFGKYSSPVMNEHNEEHRQLLPHPMQGPGLRAATSSNHSVDEQLKNTDTHLIDLVTNEIINQGPPVDWNDIAGLDLVKAVIKEEVLWPVLRSDAFSGLTALPRSILLFGPRGTGKTLMGRCIASQLGATFFKITGSGLVTKWIGEGEKIVHASFLVARCRQPSVIFVSDIDMLLSSQVNEEHSPVCRMRTEFLMQLDTVLTSAEDQIVVICATSKPEEIDESLRRYFMKRLLIPLPDSTARHQIIVQLLSQHNYCLNDKEVALLVQRTEGFSGLDVAHLCQEAVVGPLHAMPATDLSAIMPSQLRPVTYQDFENAFCKIQPSISQKELDTYVEWNKMFGCSQ comes from the coding sequence ATGCAGTGGACGCCAGAGCATGCCCAGTGGCCAGAGCAGCACTTTGATATTACTTCAACAACTCGGTCTCCTGCCCACAAGGTAGAAGCTTACCGTGGTCACCTGCAACGCACGTATCAGTACGCTTGGGCTAATGATGACATCTCTGCTCTAACTGCCTCAAATCTGCTAAAAAAATACGCAGAAAAGTATTCTGGTATTTTGGAAGGGCCAACCGAACGGCCCATCCTGAGTAACTATTCAGAGCCTCCATCAGGGCTGGTGAATGGCCGCAAGAGTGAAAGTGAACCCTGGCAGTCTTCTTTGAACTCTGAGAGTGTTTATCCTATGAACTGCGTCCCAGATGTTATTACTGCCAGCAAAGCTGGAGTAAGTACTGCCCTCCCTCCAGCAGATGGCTCTGCCAGTATAGGGAGCTCACCTGGGGTGGCTAGCAACCTGACGGAACCTAGTTATTCTAGTAGTACATGTGGAAGTCATACAGTACCTAGTCTGCATTCAGGGCTCCCATCTCAGGAATATGCCACAGGATACAATGGATCTTATTTGCATACGAGCTATAGTAGCCAGCCAACACCTGCACTTCCTTCACCTCATCCATCCCCTCTGCATAGCTCTGGGCTTTTACAACCTCCACCACCCCCACCAGCCCTAGTACCAGGCTACAATGGGTCATCTAATCTTTCCAGTTACAGCTATCCACCTGCAAGTTATCCCCCTCAAAGTGCTGTTGGGCCTGGATACAGCCCTGGTGGTGCACCTCCACCTTCAGCATATCTGCCTTCAGGAATCCCTGCTCCAACTCCTCTCCCTCCTACTACGGTACCTGGTTACAGCTACCAGAGTCATGGCTTAACACCCATTGCACCCTCTGCCCTAACAAACAGTTCAGCAAGTTCTCTCAAAAGAAAAGCTTTCTATATGGCAGGACAAGGAGAAATGGACTCCAGTTATGGAAATTACAGCTATGGCCAACAGAGATCTACACAAAGTCCCATGTATAGGATGTCCGACAACAGCATTTCAAATGCCAACAGAGGGAATGGCTTTGACAGAAATGCTGAACCATCATCATTAGCATTTAAGCCAACAAAACAGATAATGGCCTCTGAGCAGCAAAGGAAATTCAGCCAGTCCAGTAGGGCTATAACGCCCCCTTCCTACAGTACTGCTAAAAATTCACTTGGGTCGAGAGCAAGTGAACCATTTGGGAAGTACAGCTCTCCAGTAATGAATGAACACAATGAAGAGCATAGGCAACTCCTTCCTCACCCAATGCAAGGCCCGGGACTTCGTGCAGCTACCTCATCCAACCACTCTGTTGACGAGCAACTGAAAAATACTGACACACACCTCATTGACCTTGTAACCAATGAGATTATCAACCAAGGACCTCCTGTGGACTGGAATGACATTGCTGGCCTAGATTTGGTAAAGGCTGTCATTAAAGAGGAGGTTTTATGGCCAGTATTGAGGTCAGATGCATTCAGTGGGCTAACTGCTCTACCTCGGAGCATCCTTTTGTTTGGACCTCGGGGAACAGGCAAAACATTAATGGGTAGATGCATAGCTAGCCAGCTGGGAGCCACCTTTTTCAAAATCACTGGTTCTGGTCTTGTCACAAAGTGGATAGGGGAAGGAGAAAAAATTGTCCATGCCTCCTTCCTTGTGGCAAGATGTCGCCAGCCCTCAGTGATTTTTGTTAGTGACATTGACATGCTGCTTTCATCCCAAGTGAATGAAGAACACAGTCCAGTATGTCGAATGAGAACCGAGTTCCTTATGCAGCTGGACACTGTGCTAACTTCTGCTGAGGACCAAATAGTAGTAATTTGTGCCACCAGTAAACCGGAAGAAATAGATGAATCTCTTAGAAGGTACTTCATGAAACGACTTTTAATCCCACTTCCTGACAGCACAGCAAGACACCAGATAATAGTACAACTGCTCTCACAGCACAACTACTGTCTCAATGACAAGGAGGTTGCACTGCTTGTCCAGCGCACGGAAGGCTTTTCTGGACTAGATGTTGCTCATTTGTGTCAGGAAGCAGTAGTAGGCCCACTCCATGCCATGCCAGCTACAGACCTTTCAGCCATTATGCCCAGCCAGTTGAGGCCCGTCACATATCAAGACTTTGAAAATGCTTTCTGCAAGATTCAGCCTAGCATATCTCAAAAAGAGCTTGATACATATGTTGAATGGAACAAAATGTTTGGTTGCAGTCAGTGA